TGCTGTGATTATTGCCGACTCTGGGCATGTTATCTTGTCTGCCATGCTGCCAGAGACAATCGCCAGCCGCTGTCTGTAGATAGTTACAAGGCAGTTAGAGCAATAGTTTAGGTGAGGTTAGCCAAATTAACTGGCCATTACCAGAGAGCTGACGGATCGGTTTTTGAGTTAGGTCTGGCAAGAGAATACCAACAATCCCTGCCTTTTTGAGGACGATCGCTCCCTTAGTCTGTCCCCATACTAAGCGCTCTGCCCAATAGCCTAAATCTGGTTGATGCCCTACAAAGGCAATGCGTTGAGGACTATCTGCATCAGGCGTTTGGGTGGTTTCTAGCCACGCTGCTAGCCACGCTAACCCTTGGTCAAAAGCGCCATCTGGTGATAGCCAATCTACCTGCTCTACCCGGTCACATAATCCTTGGCGACGCAAAATATCTGCTGTTTGCTGTGCTCGCACTAAAGGACTAGTTAATAGATAATCGAATCGACCTAATAGCTCAACTAACCGTTGGGCAACCTGTTGAGTGCGTTTGATACCTGTAGTCGTGAGGGGACGATCGGCATCGTTAGCATAGGTTCCGCGTTCAGCAGCAATTCCATGGCGAATCAGGTATAGCTCAATCATGCCCATACTAGCCACTGCTTCCCAGACTAGCTGCGTTCTGAGGCTTCTAGCTGACTCAGCTTTTCGCTCAAGCTTAAAATCACCGCCCTAAGCTTAGCTACTGTTTCATGGGATATTGCTGATGAATTCGTTGTCACATGCTCAACTAGCTCATCTACCTTGCGTTGCAACTGATCCACAAAGCCTAGAACATCACGTTCCATCGAATTCTGTTGTTGACGAAACTTGAGAGCAGCTCCTCGTAAAACTTGCAACGTTGCTTCTTCACCGTAGGTTCCTGGCATAAAGCGAAACCGCAGGAGTATACGAGCATTCTGATAAATGCGCTCAATTTCTACCTGTTGGGCTGTATGAATTGGCTCTGGAGGCAGTCCACTCAATTTTTTGAGTTCAGTTATGATCGCTTGCATTTGGGCAGGTAATAGCTCCTCTAAAGTTGCTTGCAGCACACCATTCTGACTCCAGAGAATGCGCCCTGAAGTCGGTTGCTGCTCAAAAAACAAACGCCCAATGCCCTCCGCTAAAACTCGTGCCAATAATTCAGGCAACAAATCAGTAGGCGGTAACTTTGATAGGTTTGCGATCGGGGTAGCTATATACTTAGGCCTTAACTCCAACACTGGAGGTAACACAATGTGCGGTGGCGGCGCTGGCGGTAGATCAGGCATTACAAGTTCTGACGATGATGACCTTACCTCTGTAGTAGCTGACAAAGGAGGCTGCACCGTCGGTGCTGACACTGACTGGTCTAATTGACGGTTTGCGGTATCAGTATGAGCAGGCAACTCATCTGTAGGCAACTCATCCTGAATATCAGTAATCAGCGTTGCTTGATCATCTTGATAGAAGGAGGCACGCTTTGGTTGAGCAGAATATGCTGTTGCAGCAACAGGCTGCACAGACTCAGCACTCGACTTGGTAGAACTAGGGGAACTGGGCGACTCGTGGGACTGAGCTGTATAGGGCTGGGAATGGAAAGCTTCACTACCTGCTTGTTGCTTAGGGTTTGTCTGAGCGTGTAACTCTGGCTCAATTACTTTGCGTGCTGGGCGAGTAGGCTTAACCCTCGGAGGCTTTTGATTACCTCGCTGTCCTACATAGTTGAGATAGGCCGACAACATGTTCTGATGAACATCATTGGGCAAACGATGGGCAACAAGCGAGTAGTTAACGTAGGCCAAAATGCGACGAACGTACTCCAAGGCAATATCATCATCAGGACTCACCATCCCCAAGTGGAGATTGGTTTTTTCAATAGACAGAGGCAGAACTTGGTGATACAGGCACGCTTCAAAGGGAAGCAGCGTATCAATGAGCTGAAACATTTGCTCAGAGTCAATCCTGGATTCCCAGTTATCACTCTCGCCAGAGCCATAGGGCCACTGAGACCGTGAAGAGTTCCTAAAGTTAGAGCGATCGCTTGGTAGAACAGACACTGCAAACCAGCCTGTAGATAGTTACAAAATATCTACTATCCTAAGACTGACAGGACAGGAAATCTACGAAAAAACAGGGAAGAATCCTAAAAATAGCGCAAAAAAATGTTCAATATTTGTGAAGTTTTGATGAAGTTACAAAACTGTACGTACTTG
Above is a window of Cyanobacteriota bacterium DNA encoding:
- the sixA gene encoding phosphohistidine phosphatase SixA, with the translated sequence MELYLIRHGIAAERGTYANDADRPLTTTGIKRTQQVAQRLVELLGRFDYLLTSPLVRAQQTADILRRQGLCDRVEQVDWLSPDGAFDQGLAWLAAWLETTQTPDADSPQRIAFVGHQPDLGYWAERLVWGQTKGAIVLKKAGIVGILLPDLTQKPIRQLSGNGQLIWLTSPKLLL